One genomic region from Syngnathus typhle isolate RoL2023-S1 ecotype Sweden linkage group LG17, RoL_Styp_1.0, whole genome shotgun sequence encodes:
- the srl gene encoding sarcalumenin isoform X4: MALPQALSPFPAHPSPPSLAFTSLATTLAAQHAALLLDPVDSYGEITSKPMVLFLGPWSVGKSSMINYLLGLNDSPYQLYTGAEPTTSEFTVITHGEKIRSVEGIVMAADSSRSFSPLEKFGQNFLEKLIGIEMPHKLLERVTFVDTPGIIENRKQQERGYPFNDVCQWFIDRADLIFVVFDPTKLDVGLELEMLFRQLKGRESQIRIILNKADNLATQDLMRVYGALFWSLAPLINVTEPPRVYVSSFWPYDYAADTSRELFKREEISLLEDLNQVIENRMENKIAFIRQHGIRVRIHGLLVDRYVQTFKEKMSFFSDPELVFKEIVDDPDKFYIFKSILAKTNVSKFDLPNRDTYRDFFGINAIASFKPLSAQCSYIGGCLLEKIEKAITNELPALLSSINSGKQPGLSSCEATGCGEKPKNRYRKN, from the exons ATGGCACTGCCTCAAGCGCTCAGCCCCTTCCCGGCCCACCCTTCTCCTCCCTCATTGGCCTTCACATCGCTGGCCACAACATTGGCTGCACAGCACGCGGCTCTCCTTCTGGATCCTGTCGACTCGT ATGGCGAAATCACATCGAAGCCCATGGTTCTGTTCCTGGGACCCTGGAGTGTGGGAAAGTCTTCTATGATTAATTACCTCCTGGGCTTGAACGACAGCCCCTACCAGCTGTACACAG GAGCTGAGCCCACCACCTCCGAGTTCACCGTCATCACGCACGGCGAAAAGATCCGATCGGTGGAGGGCATCGTGATGGCAGCGGACAGCTCTCGCTCCTTTTCCCCGCTGGAGAAATTTGGGCAAAACTTCCTGGAAAAGTTGATTGGGATCGAAATGCCCCACAAGCTGCTGGAGCGCGTGACTTTTGTCGACACGCCAGGAATCATCGAGAACCGCAAGCAGCAGGAGAGAG GCTACCCCTTCAACGACGTCTGCCAGTGGTTCATCGACCGCGCCGATCTGATCTTTGTGGTCTTCGACCCCACCAAACTGGACGTGGGTCTGGAACTGGAGATGCTCTTCCGCCAGCTGAAGGGGCGCGAATCGCAGATTCGCATCATCCTCAACAAGGCCGACAACCTGGCCACCCAGGACCTGATGCGAGTGTACGGAGCACTGTTCTGGAGCTTAGCGCCACTCATCAACGTGACGGAGCCTCCCCGGGTCTATGTCAGCTCTTTCTGGCCCTACGACTACGCCGCCGACACCAGTCGCGAGCTCTTCAAGCGGGAGGAGATCTCCCTGCTGGAAGATCTCAACCAAGTGATTGAAAATCGCATGGAAAACAAGATCGCTTTCATCCGCCAGCACGGCATCAGAGTTCGTATCCACGGGCTCTTGGTGGACCGCTACGTCCAGACCTTCAAGGAGAAGATGAGCTTCTTCAGCGACCCGGAACTTGTCTTTAAGGAGATCGTTGACGACCCAGACAAGTTCTACATCTTCAAATCCATCTTGGCCAAGACCAACGTCAGCAAGTTTGATCTGCCGAACCGCGACACCTACCGCGACTTCTTTGGCATCAATGCCATTGCCAGCTTCAAACCCTTGTCAGCCCAGTGCTCCTACATTGGAGGTTGCCTGCTGGAGAAGATCGAGAAGGCCATCACCAACGAGTTGCCCGCTCTATTGAGCAGCATCAACTCCGGCAAGCAGCCCGGCCTGTCTTCCTGTGAGGCCACTGGCTGTGGGGAGAAGCCCAAAAACCGTTACCGCAAGAATTGA
- the tfap4 gene encoding transcription factor AP-4 isoform X2 codes for MEYFMVPAQKVPSMQHFRKTEKEVIGGLCSLANIPLSPETARDQERRIRREIANSNERRRMQSINAGFQSLKTLIPHSDSEKLSKAAILQQTAEYIFTLEQEKTRLLQQNSQLKRIIQELSGSSPKRRRVEEKDEGIGSPDILEEEKTEDLRREMVELRQQLGRERSVKMMLEEQLRSLDAELYPEKLKALSQHSLVCVHQHKQLEKDLTPAHNPQAAGPPVSTHHATVIVPAPVPPQSHHVTVVTVGPTSVINTISTTRHNLDTIVQAIQHIESTQAKGSGCEEEQRRAVIVSSSRVLPDSNEPDDCSLP; via the exons CCTGGCCAACATTCCTCTGAGCCCAGAGACAGCGCGCGACCAGGAGAGGCGAATCCGCCGTGAGATCGCCAACAGCAACGAGCGGCGGCGCATGCAAAGCATCAACGCTGGCTTCCAGTCTCTGAAGACGCTCATCCCGCACAGCGACAGCGAGAAGCTCAGCAAG GCTGCCATCTTGCAGCAGACGGCGGAGTACATTTTCACGCTGGAGCAGGAGAAGACGCGACTACTGCAGCAGAACAGCCAACTCAAGCGAATCATACAG GAGTTGAGCGGCTCTTCCCCGAAGAGGAGGCGCGTGGAGGAGAAGGACGAAGGCATCGGCTCGCCGGACAtcctggaggaggagaagacgGAGGACCTGCGGAGAGAGATGGTTGAACTGAGGCAGCAGCTAGGGAGGGAACGCTCCGTCAAGATGATGCTGGAAGAGCAG TTGCGCTCACTGGATGCAGAGTTGTACCCGGAGAAACTGAAAGCTTTGAGCCAGCACAGCCTTGTATGTGTGCATCAACACAAGCAGCTGGAGAAGGACCTTACACCTGCCCACAACCCACAG GCGGCCGGCCCTCCTGTGTCCACGCACCACGCCACGGTCATCGTCCCCGCGCCCGTCCCTCCACAGTCCCATCATGTCACTGTGGTAACTGTGGGCCCGACATCCGTCATCAATACCATCTCCACGACCCGCCATAACCTGGACACCATCGTCCAG GCCATCCAGCACATTGAGAGCACCCAAGCCAAGGGCAGTGGGTGTGAGGAGGAACAACGGCGGGCGGTCATCGTCAGTTCAAGCCGCGTCCTCCCCGACAGCAACGAGCCAGATGACTGCTCACTCCCCTAA
- the tfap4 gene encoding transcription factor AP-4 isoform X1 translates to MEYFMVPAQKVPSMQHFRKTEKEVIGGLCSLANIPLSPETARDQERRIRREIANSNERRRMQSINAGFQSLKTLIPHSDSEKLSKVSVGFKGRRESSVCGASFPGFSSQAAILQQTAEYIFTLEQEKTRLLQQNSQLKRIIQELSGSSPKRRRVEEKDEGIGSPDILEEEKTEDLRREMVELRQQLGRERSVKMMLEEQLRSLDAELYPEKLKALSQHSLVCVHQHKQLEKDLTPAHNPQAAGPPVSTHHATVIVPAPVPPQSHHVTVVTVGPTSVINTISTTRHNLDTIVQAIQHIESTQAKGSGCEEEQRRAVIVSSSRVLPDSNEPDDCSLP, encoded by the exons CCTGGCCAACATTCCTCTGAGCCCAGAGACAGCGCGCGACCAGGAGAGGCGAATCCGCCGTGAGATCGCCAACAGCAACGAGCGGCGGCGCATGCAAAGCATCAACGCTGGCTTCCAGTCTCTGAAGACGCTCATCCCGCACAGCGACAGCGAGAAGCTCAGCAAGGTGTCGGTGGGGTTCAAAGGAAGACGGGAATCTTCTGTTTGCGGAGCTTCATTTCCAGGTTTCTCTTCTCAGGCTGCCATCTTGCAGCAGACGGCGGAGTACATTTTCACGCTGGAGCAGGAGAAGACGCGACTACTGCAGCAGAACAGCCAACTCAAGCGAATCATACAG GAGTTGAGCGGCTCTTCCCCGAAGAGGAGGCGCGTGGAGGAGAAGGACGAAGGCATCGGCTCGCCGGACAtcctggaggaggagaagacgGAGGACCTGCGGAGAGAGATGGTTGAACTGAGGCAGCAGCTAGGGAGGGAACGCTCCGTCAAGATGATGCTGGAAGAGCAG TTGCGCTCACTGGATGCAGAGTTGTACCCGGAGAAACTGAAAGCTTTGAGCCAGCACAGCCTTGTATGTGTGCATCAACACAAGCAGCTGGAGAAGGACCTTACACCTGCCCACAACCCACAG GCGGCCGGCCCTCCTGTGTCCACGCACCACGCCACGGTCATCGTCCCCGCGCCCGTCCCTCCACAGTCCCATCATGTCACTGTGGTAACTGTGGGCCCGACATCCGTCATCAATACCATCTCCACGACCCGCCATAACCTGGACACCATCGTCCAG GCCATCCAGCACATTGAGAGCACCCAAGCCAAGGGCAGTGGGTGTGAGGAGGAACAACGGCGGGCGGTCATCGTCAGTTCAAGCCGCGTCCTCCCCGACAGCAACGAGCCAGATGACTGCTCACTCCCCTAA
- the srl gene encoding sarcalumenin isoform X5: MKGRMVSVCCFVLLLLLLQATADGEITSKPMVLFLGPWSVGKSSMINYLLGLNDSPYQLYTGAEPTTSEFTVITHGEKIRSVEGIVMAADSSRSFSPLEKFGQNFLEKLIGIEMPHKLLERVTFVDTPGIIENRKQQERGYPFNDVCQWFIDRADLIFVVFDPTKLDVGLELEMLFRQLKGRESQIRIILNKADNLATQDLMRVYGALFWSLAPLINVTEPPRVYVSSFWPYDYAADTSRELFKREEISLLEDLNQVIENRMENKIAFIRQHGIRVRIHGLLVDRYVQTFKEKMSFFSDPELVFKEIVDDPDKFYIFKSILAKTNVSKFDLPNRDTYRDFFGINAIASFKPLSAQCSYIGGCLLEKIEKAITNELPALLSSINSGKQPGLSSCEATGCGEKPKNRYRKN; encoded by the exons ATGAAGGGTCGCATGGTCTCCGTCTGCTGCTTCGTCTTGCTGCTGCTACTTTTGCAGGCCACTGCAG ATGGCGAAATCACATCGAAGCCCATGGTTCTGTTCCTGGGACCCTGGAGTGTGGGAAAGTCTTCTATGATTAATTACCTCCTGGGCTTGAACGACAGCCCCTACCAGCTGTACACAG GAGCTGAGCCCACCACCTCCGAGTTCACCGTCATCACGCACGGCGAAAAGATCCGATCGGTGGAGGGCATCGTGATGGCAGCGGACAGCTCTCGCTCCTTTTCCCCGCTGGAGAAATTTGGGCAAAACTTCCTGGAAAAGTTGATTGGGATCGAAATGCCCCACAAGCTGCTGGAGCGCGTGACTTTTGTCGACACGCCAGGAATCATCGAGAACCGCAAGCAGCAGGAGAGAG GCTACCCCTTCAACGACGTCTGCCAGTGGTTCATCGACCGCGCCGATCTGATCTTTGTGGTCTTCGACCCCACCAAACTGGACGTGGGTCTGGAACTGGAGATGCTCTTCCGCCAGCTGAAGGGGCGCGAATCGCAGATTCGCATCATCCTCAACAAGGCCGACAACCTGGCCACCCAGGACCTGATGCGAGTGTACGGAGCACTGTTCTGGAGCTTAGCGCCACTCATCAACGTGACGGAGCCTCCCCGGGTCTATGTCAGCTCTTTCTGGCCCTACGACTACGCCGCCGACACCAGTCGCGAGCTCTTCAAGCGGGAGGAGATCTCCCTGCTGGAAGATCTCAACCAAGTGATTGAAAATCGCATGGAAAACAAGATCGCTTTCATCCGCCAGCACGGCATCAGAGTTCGTATCCACGGGCTCTTGGTGGACCGCTACGTCCAGACCTTCAAGGAGAAGATGAGCTTCTTCAGCGACCCGGAACTTGTCTTTAAGGAGATCGTTGACGACCCAGACAAGTTCTACATCTTCAAATCCATCTTGGCCAAGACCAACGTCAGCAAGTTTGATCTGCCGAACCGCGACACCTACCGCGACTTCTTTGGCATCAATGCCATTGCCAGCTTCAAACCCTTGTCAGCCCAGTGCTCCTACATTGGAGGTTGCCTGCTGGAGAAGATCGAGAAGGCCATCACCAACGAGTTGCCCGCTCTATTGAGCAGCATCAACTCCGGCAAGCAGCCCGGCCTGTCTTCCTGTGAGGCCACTGGCTGTGGGGAGAAGCCCAAAAACCGTTACCGCAAGAATTGA
- the srl gene encoding sarcalumenin isoform X3 produces the protein MRGLLAATMKGRMVSVCCFVLLLLLLQATAEEEEDLTSVLRDRSHIEETLRFATEEKAADYADGEITSKPMVLFLGPWSVGKSSMINYLLGLNDSPYQLYTGAEPTTSEFTVITHGEKIRSVEGIVMAADSSRSFSPLEKFGQNFLEKLIGIEMPHKLLERVTFVDTPGIIENRKQQERGYPFNDVCQWFIDRADLIFVVFDPTKLDVGLELEMLFRQLKGRESQIRIILNKADNLATQDLMRVYGALFWSLAPLINVTEPPRVYVSSFWPYDYAADTSRELFKREEISLLEDLNQVIENRMENKIAFIRQHGIRVRIHGLLVDRYVQTFKEKMSFFSDPELVFKEIVDDPDKFYIFKSILAKTNVSKFDLPNRDTYRDFFGINAIASFKPLSAQCSYIGGCLLEKIEKAITNELPALLSSINSGKQPGLSSCEATGCGEKPKNRYRKN, from the exons ATGAGAGGTCTCCTGGCCGCCACCATGAAGGGTCGCATGGTCTCCGTCTGCTGCTTCGTCTTGCTGCTGCTACTTTTGCAGGCCACTGCAG aggaagaagaagacctCACGTCCGTGCTCAGAGATAGGTCTCACATCGAGGAGACTCTGCGATTTGCCACCGAGGAAAAAGCAGCAGACTATGCAG ATGGCGAAATCACATCGAAGCCCATGGTTCTGTTCCTGGGACCCTGGAGTGTGGGAAAGTCTTCTATGATTAATTACCTCCTGGGCTTGAACGACAGCCCCTACCAGCTGTACACAG GAGCTGAGCCCACCACCTCCGAGTTCACCGTCATCACGCACGGCGAAAAGATCCGATCGGTGGAGGGCATCGTGATGGCAGCGGACAGCTCTCGCTCCTTTTCCCCGCTGGAGAAATTTGGGCAAAACTTCCTGGAAAAGTTGATTGGGATCGAAATGCCCCACAAGCTGCTGGAGCGCGTGACTTTTGTCGACACGCCAGGAATCATCGAGAACCGCAAGCAGCAGGAGAGAG GCTACCCCTTCAACGACGTCTGCCAGTGGTTCATCGACCGCGCCGATCTGATCTTTGTGGTCTTCGACCCCACCAAACTGGACGTGGGTCTGGAACTGGAGATGCTCTTCCGCCAGCTGAAGGGGCGCGAATCGCAGATTCGCATCATCCTCAACAAGGCCGACAACCTGGCCACCCAGGACCTGATGCGAGTGTACGGAGCACTGTTCTGGAGCTTAGCGCCACTCATCAACGTGACGGAGCCTCCCCGGGTCTATGTCAGCTCTTTCTGGCCCTACGACTACGCCGCCGACACCAGTCGCGAGCTCTTCAAGCGGGAGGAGATCTCCCTGCTGGAAGATCTCAACCAAGTGATTGAAAATCGCATGGAAAACAAGATCGCTTTCATCCGCCAGCACGGCATCAGAGTTCGTATCCACGGGCTCTTGGTGGACCGCTACGTCCAGACCTTCAAGGAGAAGATGAGCTTCTTCAGCGACCCGGAACTTGTCTTTAAGGAGATCGTTGACGACCCAGACAAGTTCTACATCTTCAAATCCATCTTGGCCAAGACCAACGTCAGCAAGTTTGATCTGCCGAACCGCGACACCTACCGCGACTTCTTTGGCATCAATGCCATTGCCAGCTTCAAACCCTTGTCAGCCCAGTGCTCCTACATTGGAGGTTGCCTGCTGGAGAAGATCGAGAAGGCCATCACCAACGAGTTGCCCGCTCTATTGAGCAGCATCAACTCCGGCAAGCAGCCCGGCCTGTCTTCCTGTGAGGCCACTGGCTGTGGGGAGAAGCCCAAAAACCGTTACCGCAAGAATTGA
- the srl gene encoding sarcalumenin isoform X1 has product MRGLLAATMKGRMVSVCCFVLLLLLLQATAEEEEDLTSVLRDRSHIEETLRFATEEKAADYAAAVQRLRKIYHSSIKPMEQAYKYNELRQHEISAYPGRTLGDAATDGEITSKPMVLFLGPWSVGKSSMINYLLGLNDSPYQLYTGAEPTTSEFTVITHGEKIRSVEGIVMAADSSRSFSPLEKFGQNFLEKLIGIEMPHKLLERVTFVDTPGIIENRKQQERGYPFNDVCQWFIDRADLIFVVFDPTKLDVGLELEMLFRQLKGRESQIRIILNKADNLATQDLMRVYGALFWSLAPLINVTEPPRVYVSSFWPYDYAADTSRELFKREEISLLEDLNQVIENRMENKIAFIRQHGIRVRIHGLLVDRYVQTFKEKMSFFSDPELVFKEIVDDPDKFYIFKSILAKTNVSKFDLPNRDTYRDFFGINAIASFKPLSAQCSYIGGCLLEKIEKAITNELPALLSSINSGKQPGLSSCEATGCGEKPKNRYRKN; this is encoded by the exons ATGAGAGGTCTCCTGGCCGCCACCATGAAGGGTCGCATGGTCTCCGTCTGCTGCTTCGTCTTGCTGCTGCTACTTTTGCAGGCCACTGCAG aggaagaagaagacctCACGTCCGTGCTCAGAGATAGGTCTCACATCGAGGAGACTCTGCGATTTGCCACCGAGGAAAAAGCAGCAGACTATGCAG CGGCTGTGCAGAGGTTGCGCAAGATCTACCACTCCTCCATCAAGCCCATGGAGCAGGCCTACAAGTACAACGAGCTGAGGCAGCACGAGATCTCAG CCTACCCTGGACGAACCCTGGGGGACGCAGCCACAG ATGGCGAAATCACATCGAAGCCCATGGTTCTGTTCCTGGGACCCTGGAGTGTGGGAAAGTCTTCTATGATTAATTACCTCCTGGGCTTGAACGACAGCCCCTACCAGCTGTACACAG GAGCTGAGCCCACCACCTCCGAGTTCACCGTCATCACGCACGGCGAAAAGATCCGATCGGTGGAGGGCATCGTGATGGCAGCGGACAGCTCTCGCTCCTTTTCCCCGCTGGAGAAATTTGGGCAAAACTTCCTGGAAAAGTTGATTGGGATCGAAATGCCCCACAAGCTGCTGGAGCGCGTGACTTTTGTCGACACGCCAGGAATCATCGAGAACCGCAAGCAGCAGGAGAGAG GCTACCCCTTCAACGACGTCTGCCAGTGGTTCATCGACCGCGCCGATCTGATCTTTGTGGTCTTCGACCCCACCAAACTGGACGTGGGTCTGGAACTGGAGATGCTCTTCCGCCAGCTGAAGGGGCGCGAATCGCAGATTCGCATCATCCTCAACAAGGCCGACAACCTGGCCACCCAGGACCTGATGCGAGTGTACGGAGCACTGTTCTGGAGCTTAGCGCCACTCATCAACGTGACGGAGCCTCCCCGGGTCTATGTCAGCTCTTTCTGGCCCTACGACTACGCCGCCGACACCAGTCGCGAGCTCTTCAAGCGGGAGGAGATCTCCCTGCTGGAAGATCTCAACCAAGTGATTGAAAATCGCATGGAAAACAAGATCGCTTTCATCCGCCAGCACGGCATCAGAGTTCGTATCCACGGGCTCTTGGTGGACCGCTACGTCCAGACCTTCAAGGAGAAGATGAGCTTCTTCAGCGACCCGGAACTTGTCTTTAAGGAGATCGTTGACGACCCAGACAAGTTCTACATCTTCAAATCCATCTTGGCCAAGACCAACGTCAGCAAGTTTGATCTGCCGAACCGCGACACCTACCGCGACTTCTTTGGCATCAATGCCATTGCCAGCTTCAAACCCTTGTCAGCCCAGTGCTCCTACATTGGAGGTTGCCTGCTGGAGAAGATCGAGAAGGCCATCACCAACGAGTTGCCCGCTCTATTGAGCAGCATCAACTCCGGCAAGCAGCCCGGCCTGTCTTCCTGTGAGGCCACTGGCTGTGGGGAGAAGCCCAAAAACCGTTACCGCAAGAATTGA
- the srl gene encoding sarcalumenin isoform X2, translating into MRGLLAATMKGRMVSVCCFVLLLLLLQATAEEEEDLTSVLRDRSHIEETLRFATEEKAADYAAAVQRLRKIYHSSIKPMEQAYKYNELRQHEISDGEITSKPMVLFLGPWSVGKSSMINYLLGLNDSPYQLYTGAEPTTSEFTVITHGEKIRSVEGIVMAADSSRSFSPLEKFGQNFLEKLIGIEMPHKLLERVTFVDTPGIIENRKQQERGYPFNDVCQWFIDRADLIFVVFDPTKLDVGLELEMLFRQLKGRESQIRIILNKADNLATQDLMRVYGALFWSLAPLINVTEPPRVYVSSFWPYDYAADTSRELFKREEISLLEDLNQVIENRMENKIAFIRQHGIRVRIHGLLVDRYVQTFKEKMSFFSDPELVFKEIVDDPDKFYIFKSILAKTNVSKFDLPNRDTYRDFFGINAIASFKPLSAQCSYIGGCLLEKIEKAITNELPALLSSINSGKQPGLSSCEATGCGEKPKNRYRKN; encoded by the exons ATGAGAGGTCTCCTGGCCGCCACCATGAAGGGTCGCATGGTCTCCGTCTGCTGCTTCGTCTTGCTGCTGCTACTTTTGCAGGCCACTGCAG aggaagaagaagacctCACGTCCGTGCTCAGAGATAGGTCTCACATCGAGGAGACTCTGCGATTTGCCACCGAGGAAAAAGCAGCAGACTATGCAG CGGCTGTGCAGAGGTTGCGCAAGATCTACCACTCCTCCATCAAGCCCATGGAGCAGGCCTACAAGTACAACGAGCTGAGGCAGCACGAGATCTCAG ATGGCGAAATCACATCGAAGCCCATGGTTCTGTTCCTGGGACCCTGGAGTGTGGGAAAGTCTTCTATGATTAATTACCTCCTGGGCTTGAACGACAGCCCCTACCAGCTGTACACAG GAGCTGAGCCCACCACCTCCGAGTTCACCGTCATCACGCACGGCGAAAAGATCCGATCGGTGGAGGGCATCGTGATGGCAGCGGACAGCTCTCGCTCCTTTTCCCCGCTGGAGAAATTTGGGCAAAACTTCCTGGAAAAGTTGATTGGGATCGAAATGCCCCACAAGCTGCTGGAGCGCGTGACTTTTGTCGACACGCCAGGAATCATCGAGAACCGCAAGCAGCAGGAGAGAG GCTACCCCTTCAACGACGTCTGCCAGTGGTTCATCGACCGCGCCGATCTGATCTTTGTGGTCTTCGACCCCACCAAACTGGACGTGGGTCTGGAACTGGAGATGCTCTTCCGCCAGCTGAAGGGGCGCGAATCGCAGATTCGCATCATCCTCAACAAGGCCGACAACCTGGCCACCCAGGACCTGATGCGAGTGTACGGAGCACTGTTCTGGAGCTTAGCGCCACTCATCAACGTGACGGAGCCTCCCCGGGTCTATGTCAGCTCTTTCTGGCCCTACGACTACGCCGCCGACACCAGTCGCGAGCTCTTCAAGCGGGAGGAGATCTCCCTGCTGGAAGATCTCAACCAAGTGATTGAAAATCGCATGGAAAACAAGATCGCTTTCATCCGCCAGCACGGCATCAGAGTTCGTATCCACGGGCTCTTGGTGGACCGCTACGTCCAGACCTTCAAGGAGAAGATGAGCTTCTTCAGCGACCCGGAACTTGTCTTTAAGGAGATCGTTGACGACCCAGACAAGTTCTACATCTTCAAATCCATCTTGGCCAAGACCAACGTCAGCAAGTTTGATCTGCCGAACCGCGACACCTACCGCGACTTCTTTGGCATCAATGCCATTGCCAGCTTCAAACCCTTGTCAGCCCAGTGCTCCTACATTGGAGGTTGCCTGCTGGAGAAGATCGAGAAGGCCATCACCAACGAGTTGCCCGCTCTATTGAGCAGCATCAACTCCGGCAAGCAGCCCGGCCTGTCTTCCTGTGAGGCCACTGGCTGTGGGGAGAAGCCCAAAAACCGTTACCGCAAGAATTGA